In the genome of Leptotrichia sp. HSP-536, the window ATTTTAAAATAATTTGTGTACTGATTTAAAACTCGCATTTTTTTTAACAGTTCCTGAGAGAAAAAGGAAAAAAGGACAAATGGAGTGGCAAGTCCTAAGACGTATATAAACATCATTAATCCTCCGTAAATTGCGGAGCCTTTGTCACCTGTTAGAGCTAGCACTGAGGCAAGAATAGGGCCTACACATGGAGTCCACCCTAGACTAAATGTCAATCCCAGCAAAAAAGCCTGTAATGAAGAATTTTTACCAATTAAATCAAAGTTTAGAGTTTTATTTTTTTCTAAAAGGCTAAATTTTAGTATACCTGTCTGATGTAGTCCCAGTATTATTACAATTATTCCTGCCATAAGTTTTATAATGTCATTAAAGAATATTCCTGTAAGAAAGCTAAAGCTAAAACCTATGCTCACGAAAGTAAGCGAAAGGCCTAGAATGAATAAAAATGTATTAAGCACTGTTTTTTTTCCTTTGCTTAGAATACCTAAATACACAGGAACAATTGGAAGGATGCACGGTGATAGAAAACTTGCTACCCCGCCTAAAAAAACGCTTCCTACTAATAATGGCTGATTAAACATAAATTATCTCCTATCCTGTTCATTTTATTGAACTAATTTTCTTAAATATCCGTAATGTTCTTTTTCCATATCTTTTAAAGGAATAAATTTGATTGAAGCACTGTTTATGCAATATCGAAGTCCACCCCTGTCCTTAGGGCCGTCATCAAAAACGTGTCCTAAGTGGGCTTTTCCACTTCGGCTAAGCACTTCTGTCCTTACCATATTAAAACTTGTATCATTTGC includes:
- a CDS encoding cytochrome c biogenesis protein CcdA; translation: MFNQPLLVGSVFLGGVASFLSPCILPIVPVYLGILSKGKKTVLNTFLFILGLSLTFVSIGFSFSFLTGIFFNDIIKLMAGIIVIILGLHQTGILKFSLLEKNKTLNFDLIGKNSSLQAFLLGLTFSLGWTPCVGPILASVLALTGDKGSAIYGGLMMFIYVLGLATPFVLFSFFSQELLKKMRVLNQYTNYFKIFGGFLIIFMGILLIINKF